From a single Stigmatopora argus isolate UIUO_Sarg chromosome 4, RoL_Sarg_1.0, whole genome shotgun sequence genomic region:
- the selenbp1 gene encoding methanethiol oxidase: MAACSRCGPGYPSPRHAMKGEREKIVYLPCIYRNTATRQADYLATVDVDPESSTYCQVIHRLAMPNVNDELHHSGWNACSSCFGDASRKRDRLILPALISSRIYVVDVGTDPRRPALHKTVEAVDLHWKCGLANPHTSHCLASGQILVSCMGDPSGDGKGGFVLLDGESFEVTGNWERPGQAAPFGYDFWYQPRHNVMISSEWGAPKFLAGGFDPAHVAEGQYGTSLHVWDWSTRERVQTLDLGEEGAIPLEIRFLHDPDAAEGFVGCALRGSVFRFYKAATGKWAAEKVIGVPGKKVEGWMLPEMPGLITDILISLDDRFLYFSNWLHGDIRQYDISDTRKPRLVGQVFLGGSLTSDGPVRALDEPEKQPAPRFIQGKRIHGGPQMLQLSLDGRRLYVTTSLYSGWDKQFYPEMVREGSVMMQIDVDSERGGLSLNHDFLVDFGKEPGGPALAHELRYPGGDCTSDIWL, encoded by the exons ATGG CCGCCTGCTCGCGATGCGGACCGGGATACCCAAGCCCGCGCCACGCCATGAAGG GTGAGCGCGAGAAGATCGTCTATCTGCCGTGCATCTACCGCAACACGGCCACCCGCCAGGCCGACTACTTGGCCACCGTGGACGTGGACCCCGAGTCTTCGACCTACTGCCAG GTGATCCACCGCCTGGCCATGCCCAACGTGAACGACGAGCTCCACCACAGCGGCTGGAACGCCTGCAGCAGCTGCTTCGGCGACGCCTCCAGGAAGCGCGACCGCCTCATCCTGCCCGCCCTCATCTCCTCTCGCATCTACGTGGTGGACGTGGGCACCGATCCCAGGAGGCCCGCCCTCCACAAG ACGGTGGAAGCCGTGGATCTGCACTGGAAATGCGGCCTGGCCAACCCTCACACCAGCCACTGCCTGGCCAGCGGTCAGATCCTGGTCAGCTGCATGGGAGACCCGTCCGGGGATGGCAAAG GCGGCTTCGTGCTCCTGGACGGCGAGAGCTTCGAGGTGACGGGCAACTGGGAGCGTCCCGGCCAGGCTGCTCCCTTCGGCTACGACTTCTGGTACCAGCCCCGCCACAACGTGATGATCAGCAGCGAGTGGGGTGCTCCCAAATTCCTGGCCGGGGGCTTCGACCCCGCACACGTGGCAGAAG GCCAGTACGGAACCTCCCTGCACGTGTGGGACTGGAGCACCCGCGAGAGGGTGCAGACTCTGGATCTGGGAGAAGAGGGTGCCATCCCTCTGGAGATCCGCTTCCTCCACGACCCGGACGCCGCCGAGGGGTTTGTGGGCTGCGCCCTCAGGGGGAGCGTCTTCCGCTTCTACAAAGCAGCG ACGGGGAAGTGGGCCGCGGAGAAAGTCATCGGCGTTCCCGGCAAGAAGGTGGAAGGATGGATGCTCCCCGAGATGCCGG GTCTGATTACTGACATTCTGATCTCCTTGGACGACCGCTTTCTTTACTTCAGCAATTGGCTGCACGGCGACATCAGACAGTACGACATCAGCGACACCCGCAAGCCTCGGCTGGTCGGACAG GTGTTTTTGGGAGGCAGTCTCACCAGCGACGGGCCGGTACGAGCCCTGGACGAGCCGGAAAAGCAGCCCGCCCCTCGTTTCATCCAG GGAAAGCGTATCCACGGGGGCCCCCAGATGTTGCAGTTAAGTTTGGACGGTCGCAGGCTGTACGTGACGACGTCGCTGTACAGCGGCTGGGACAAACAGTTCTATCCCGAAATGGTCCG GGAAGGCTCCGTCATGATGCAGATCGACGTGGACTCGGAGCGGGGGGGTCTGAGCCTCAACCACGACTTCCTGGTGGACTTTGGCAAAGAACCCGGCGGTCCGGCGCTGGCTCACGAGCTGAGGTACCCCGGGGGAGACTGCACGTCCGACATCTGGCTGTGA